Proteins from a single region of Bdellovibrio bacteriovorus HD100:
- a CDS encoding 2-oxo acid dehydrogenase subunit E2, which yields MNNERNSRNMATDVKLPELGEGVTEGELVKWLVKPGDAVKADQAIAEVLTDKATVEVPSPVAGVVKDLKFKSGDVVKVGATMITLDGAGAAKPAAAQPAAAAPAPAASTPAPAAGGGKAQDVKLPELGEGVTEGELVKWLVKPGDSVKADQAIAEVLTDKATVEVPTPVAGVVKELKFKSGDVVKVGSTMIILEGAGGAAAPKAAPAAAAAPAPAAAPATKAAAPVATASSDIFPPVADSKVLATPATRRLAREMGVDINSLTGTGLAGRVTREDVMSSGGGAAPAAAKAAPAAASMTIPKPAYQGPAGAAEERVPMIGIRKKIAENMQRSKHVIPHFTIMDEAKVDAMVALRESLKEHAEKNGTKITYLPIIMKALIATIREFPMFNASIDDAAGEIVYKKYFNLGFAADTPNGLVVPVIKNADQKSILEISKEILDLSKRARDGKLKPDEMKGATITVTNIGSIGGTYATPVINHPEVAILGMYKIDEKVVLKNGQVSAIKVMNYTMTADHRLIDGAVAARFLAAFIGRIENPGKLLVELI from the coding sequence ATGAACAACGAAAGGAACTCTCGCAACATGGCAACTGATGTGAAACTGCCCGAGCTTGGAGAAGGCGTTACTGAAGGTGAATTGGTAAAATGGTTGGTAAAACCAGGCGATGCGGTCAAAGCGGACCAGGCTATCGCAGAAGTATTGACTGACAAAGCAACGGTAGAGGTTCCGTCACCGGTTGCGGGTGTCGTAAAAGATCTTAAATTCAAATCCGGCGACGTTGTTAAAGTCGGAGCGACGATGATCACTCTTGATGGTGCAGGCGCTGCAAAACCTGCAGCCGCTCAACCGGCAGCGGCAGCTCCGGCTCCAGCAGCTTCCACTCCAGCTCCGGCTGCAGGTGGCGGTAAAGCTCAGGATGTTAAACTTCCTGAACTGGGCGAGGGCGTGACTGAAGGCGAACTGGTTAAATGGTTGGTTAAACCAGGTGACTCTGTAAAAGCAGACCAGGCGATTGCTGAAGTTCTGACGGACAAAGCGACTGTGGAAGTTCCGACTCCAGTAGCTGGTGTTGTAAAAGAATTGAAATTCAAATCCGGCGACGTTGTAAAAGTCGGTTCCACCATGATCATCCTTGAGGGTGCAGGTGGCGCAGCGGCTCCGAAAGCGGCTCCTGCAGCAGCGGCAGCTCCGGCTCCGGCAGCAGCACCTGCTACGAAGGCAGCAGCTCCAGTGGCAACTGCTTCCAGCGACATCTTCCCACCTGTGGCAGACTCCAAAGTTCTGGCGACTCCGGCGACTCGTCGTCTGGCTCGTGAAATGGGAGTTGATATCAACTCTCTTACCGGAACTGGCCTTGCAGGTCGCGTGACTCGTGAAGACGTTATGTCTTCCGGTGGTGGCGCAGCTCCGGCAGCAGCGAAAGCGGCTCCAGCAGCAGCTTCCATGACTATTCCTAAACCAGCTTACCAAGGCCCGGCAGGCGCAGCGGAAGAGCGCGTTCCTATGATCGGCATCCGCAAGAAGATCGCTGAAAACATGCAGCGTTCTAAACACGTGATCCCGCACTTCACCATCATGGATGAAGCGAAAGTGGATGCGATGGTTGCTCTTCGCGAAAGCCTGAAAGAACACGCAGAGAAAAACGGCACGAAGATCACTTACCTTCCAATCATCATGAAGGCTTTGATCGCAACAATCCGTGAATTCCCGATGTTCAATGCCTCCATCGACGATGCAGCGGGCGAAATCGTTTACAAAAAGTACTTCAACCTGGGCTTCGCAGCAGACACTCCAAACGGCCTTGTCGTTCCAGTGATCAAAAACGCAGACCAGAAATCCATCCTGGAAATCTCCAAAGAGATCCTGGATCTTTCCAAGCGTGCTCGTGACGGCAAGTTGAAACCGGATGAAATGAAGGGTGCAACTATCACTGTAACGAACATCGGTTCTATCGGTGGCACATACGCGACTCCGGTGATCAACCACCCTGAAGTGGCGATCCTGGGCATGTACAAAATCGACGAAAAAGTGGTTCTGAAAAACGGCCAGGTTTCCGCGATTAAAGTTATGAACTACACGATGACTGCCGATCACCGTTTGATCGACGGCGCTGTCGCTGCAAGATTCCTTGCTGCCTTCATCGGCCGCATCGAAAACCCAGGCAAACTATTGGTGGAGTTGATCTAG
- the sfsA gene encoding DNA/RNA nuclease SfsA, which produces MKFHSKLQEGIFLKRYKRFFADIEFQGQQVTAHVPNTGSLKSVNNPGQHCLFSESTNPERKLKYTLEMIKSPTGSWVGVNTATPNTVVRETLHHVVGHKKEVIGGFAHWAAFDEVKPEYKISAETRLDFALKKNNSDKMHFIEVKNVTLAEEGTAKFPDAVTERGQKHLRELMALMEQGHTAEIVFTIQRHDCGSFSPADDIDPEYGRLLREAYQKGLRVSPFVLDLTPESVELSETVLPLKM; this is translated from the coding sequence ATGAAGTTTCACAGCAAGCTGCAAGAGGGTATTTTTTTAAAGCGCTATAAGCGCTTCTTTGCGGATATTGAATTTCAGGGGCAGCAGGTGACGGCCCATGTTCCCAACACCGGCAGTCTAAAAAGTGTGAACAATCCGGGACAGCACTGTCTGTTTTCTGAAAGCACCAATCCGGAGCGTAAGCTGAAGTACACTCTGGAAATGATCAAGTCCCCGACGGGATCCTGGGTTGGGGTTAATACGGCGACTCCAAACACAGTGGTGCGTGAAACCCTTCATCATGTGGTCGGTCACAAAAAAGAGGTGATTGGCGGCTTTGCCCACTGGGCGGCCTTTGATGAAGTGAAGCCGGAATACAAAATCAGCGCGGAAACCCGCCTGGATTTTGCCCTGAAGAAAAACAACAGCGATAAAATGCATTTTATCGAAGTGAAAAACGTGACCCTGGCTGAAGAAGGGACCGCCAAGTTCCCGGACGCTGTGACCGAGCGCGGGCAAAAGCATCTGCGTGAGCTTATGGCATTGATGGAGCAGGGGCACACGGCGGAAATCGTCTTCACAATCCAGCGTCACGACTGCGGTTCGTTCTCTCCGGCGGATGACATTGATCCGGAATATGGCCGTCTGCTGCGTGAGGCCTATCAAAAAGGGCTGCGTGTTTCGCCTTTTGTGCTGGATCTGACTCCGGAGTCCGTCGAGTTGTCTGAGACAGTTCTGCCGCTAAAAATGTAG
- a CDS encoding murein L,D-transpeptidase catalytic domain family protein — MMSFLRIKTLAVLSTTLLLAACGPGIPVLPDDPNNEPAAQQPSDGNSAQGGTELPSTETPGLVEPETPPPVATNPNDDVLSQYQHLDPNHIVPTKALETAVLYFHENKAKFKNQAVMSILDFSQKSTQKRWYFIDMKTGAVWNVHVSHGKGSDSNHDGFAEKFSNVEGSNASSLGFYKTAETYQGSNGYSLRLDGLSTTNSNARSRAIVVHGANYVQDSNVIQGRSWGCPAVSQANRDKVINLIKGGSLLYAFK; from the coding sequence ATGATGTCTTTCTTGCGCATCAAAACACTCGCAGTACTTTCCACAACACTTCTGCTGGCAGCCTGCGGACCTGGAATTCCGGTTCTGCCAGATGACCCTAACAATGAACCCGCAGCGCAACAGCCCAGTGATGGAAACTCCGCTCAGGGTGGCACTGAGCTGCCAAGCACAGAAACACCAGGACTTGTCGAGCCGGAAACCCCGCCACCCGTGGCGACCAACCCCAACGATGATGTTCTAAGTCAATACCAGCATCTGGATCCAAATCACATCGTTCCGACCAAAGCGCTGGAAACAGCCGTATTGTATTTCCACGAAAACAAGGCGAAGTTCAAAAATCAGGCGGTGATGTCGATTTTGGATTTCAGCCAAAAGTCCACACAGAAACGCTGGTACTTCATCGACATGAAAACGGGTGCAGTGTGGAATGTTCACGTGTCCCACGGAAAAGGCTCTGACAGCAATCACGACGGCTTCGCAGAAAAATTCAGCAACGTGGAAGGTTCCAACGCCTCTTCTTTGGGTTTCTATAAAACGGCAGAGACTTATCAGGGCAGCAACGGTTATTCCCTGCGCCTGGATGGTCTGTCCACGACGAACTCCAATGCCCGCTCGCGCGCCATTGTCGTGCATGGAGCAAACTATGTTCAGGATTCCAACGTGATCCAGGGGCGCAGCTGGGGCTGTCCGGCGGTTTCCCAGGCCAATCGCGACAAGGTTATCAACCTGATCAAGGGTGGCAGCCTTCTTTACGCCTTTAAATAA